The proteins below are encoded in one region of Thioalkalivibrio sp. K90mix:
- the phoB gene encoding phosphate regulon transcriptional regulator PhoB codes for MAVKILLVEDDTAIREMLQLPLHKAGYAVREAGDVRAAKGLLLEDPPDLILLDWMLPDTSGLDWARTLKASPITKDIPIIMLTARGEEEDRVRGLDVGTDDYVTKPFSPRELVARIKAVLRRTAPITSEEPVEVEGLRLDPVSHRVSGHGEALSMGPTEYNLLHFFMTHQDRVFTRGQLLDQVWGTNVYVEERTVDVHIRRLRKALALTGHDHLVQTVRGSGYRFSQTP; via the coding sequence ATGGCTGTGAAGATTCTGCTGGTCGAGGATGACACCGCAATCCGCGAAATGCTCCAGCTGCCGCTGCACAAGGCCGGATACGCGGTGCGAGAGGCTGGCGATGTTCGCGCTGCCAAAGGCCTGCTGCTGGAAGACCCACCCGATCTGATCCTGCTCGACTGGATGCTGCCGGATACCAGCGGCCTCGACTGGGCGCGCACGCTGAAGGCCAGCCCGATCACCAAGGACATCCCGATCATTATGCTGACTGCCCGCGGCGAAGAAGAAGACCGCGTCCGCGGGCTGGACGTGGGTACCGACGACTACGTGACCAAACCGTTCTCGCCGCGCGAACTGGTTGCCCGCATCAAGGCGGTACTGCGGCGTACCGCCCCGATCACCAGCGAAGAACCAGTGGAGGTCGAGGGTCTGCGCCTGGACCCGGTCTCGCACCGCGTGAGCGGCCACGGAGAGGCGCTATCGATGGGCCCGACCGAATACAACCTCCTGCACTTCTTCATGACCCACCAGGACCGCGTATTCACCCGCGGCCAGCTGCTCGACCAGGTATGGGGCACCAATGTGTACGTCGAGGAACGCACCGTGGATGTACACATCCGGCGCCTGCGCAAGGCACTGGCGCTGACCGGGCACGACCACCTCGTGCAAACCGTACGCGGATCGGGGTACCGTTTCTCCCAGACTCCCTGA